The following are encoded in a window of Labrus bergylta chromosome 16, fLabBer1.1, whole genome shotgun sequence genomic DNA:
- the LOC109997857 gene encoding apoptosis regulator BAX translates to MASHPGGGDQGSTTDQILEVGAVLLKDFIYERVRRHGDGNATVTRAQLGGSELCDPNHKKLAQCLQQIGDELDGNVELQRMINNSSISPTKDMFVKVAIEIFSDGRFNWGRVVALFYFACRLVIKALMTQVPDIIRTIINWTLDYLQENVINWIREQGGWEGIRSYFGTPTWQTVGVFLAGVLTTVLVIRKM, encoded by the exons ATGGCATCACACCCGGGAGGAGGCGATCAAG GCAGTACTACAGATCAGATACTGGAAGTGGGAGCTGTTTTGTTAAAGGA TTTCATCTATGAGCGGGTCCGGCGGCATGGAGACGGCAATGCTACAGTGACCCGGGCGCAGCTGGGCGGAAGTGAGCTGTGTGACCCGAACCACAAGAAGCTCGCCCAGTGCCTGCAGCAGATCGGCGACGAGCTCGATGGGAATGTAGAGCTCCAAAG GATGATAAACAATTCATCAATCAGTCCCACAAAAGACATGTTTGTGAAAGTCGCCATAGAGATCTTTTCAGATGGGAGGTTCAACTGGGGCCGGGTTGTCGCCCTGTTCTACTTCGCCTGTCGCCTTGTCATCAAA GCTCTCATGACCCAAGTTCCTGATATCATCAGAACAATAATCAACTGGACCTTGGACTACCTCCAGGAAAATGTGATCAACTGGATCAGGGAGCAAGGTGGCTGG GAGGGGATTCGGTCCTACTTCGGCACTCCCACATGGCAGACCGTGGGAGTTTTCTTGGCTGGTGTTCTCACCACTGTTCTAGTCATTCGCAAGATGTGA